The Akkermansiaceae bacterium genome has a window encoding:
- the folP gene encoding dihydropteroate synthase: MIWKTRRHSIDLTQEGVVMGILNATPDSFSDGGKHAQGNAALNHALQMVADGARIIDIGGESTRPGAQTISAQQEIKRTVPLVRSLRNASDVLISIDTSKAEVAAAAIDAGADIVNDVTGLRDQAMIPLCAESGVGICIMHMLGEPRTMQKNPHYEDKGGVVAAVQSFFKERLTFLTSQGIDPDYICFDPGIGFGKTLDHNLELLRHLGDLQQERPVLLGVSRKSFIGTITGEDNPGKRDTATATITALAYQAGIKLHRVHNVPANVQALRCAEALS, from the coding sequence ATGATCTGGAAAACACGACGCCACTCGATCGATCTCACCCAGGAGGGGGTGGTCATGGGTATTCTGAACGCCACACCCGACTCGTTTTCCGATGGAGGCAAGCATGCACAAGGGAATGCGGCGCTGAACCACGCCCTCCAGATGGTGGCGGATGGCGCCCGGATCATCGATATCGGAGGTGAATCCACCCGGCCCGGAGCCCAAACAATTTCCGCCCAGCAAGAGATAAAAAGGACGGTGCCTCTGGTCAGATCCCTCAGGAACGCATCCGATGTCCTGATTTCCATCGATACTTCTAAAGCTGAAGTCGCCGCCGCCGCCATCGACGCTGGGGCCGACATCGTCAACGATGTCACCGGTTTACGCGACCAGGCGATGATCCCGCTTTGCGCCGAATCAGGTGTCGGCATCTGCATCATGCATATGCTGGGCGAGCCACGCACCATGCAGAAAAATCCTCATTATGAGGATAAAGGCGGCGTTGTGGCCGCTGTGCAGTCGTTTTTTAAAGAACGCCTGACTTTTCTAACATCACAAGGTATCGACCCCGATTACATCTGCTTCGACCCCGGTATCGGCTTCGGCAAGACCCTGGATCACAACCTCGAACTCCTCCGCCACCTCGGCGACCTTCAGCAAGAACGTCCTGTCTTGTTAGGAGTTTCCCGCAAGTCCTTCATCGGCACCATCACCGGCGAAGACAATCCCGGAAAACGCGACACCGCCACCGCCACGATCACCGCCTTAGCCTATCAAGCCGGCATCAAGCTCCACCGCGTCCACAACGTCCCCGCCAACGTGCAAGCCCTTAGGTGTGCTGAAGCGTTGAGCTGA